The Vannielia litorea genome segment GGGCGGGGCACTCCACGCGCAGGATGCGCAACCCGTTTTCACCCTCGACCCGATCATCGTGCAGCAGCGCGACGAGCTGGGCGACGAGGCCGACCGCGCGACCTCGATGTATGTCTCCGACCGTGAACTCGAGCGCGCCCGCACCGGCGACCTGAAAGACCTGTTCTCGGGCATCGCCTCGGTCTCCGTTGGCGGCGCGCTGCCGCTGACCCAGAAGATCTTTGTCAACGGCGTCGATATGCTGAACCTCGGCGTTACCGTCGATGGCACAGCGCAGAACAACCGCGCCTTCCACCACGTCTCGGCCAACGCCATCGACCCCGGCCTGCTCAAGCAGGTCCGCGCCGATGCCACCGTCTCGCCCGCCGATGCTGGCCCCTATGCGCTGGCGGGCTCGGTCGTGTTTGAAACTGTGGATGCCACCGACATTCTGGAGCCGGGCGACAGCTTTGGCGGCAACGTCCGCCTGTCTTTCTCCGACAACGACCAGACCCTGCAATCGGCGCTCACTCTCGCCGGTCAGCAAGGCGGCTTCGAATGGCTGCTCTACGGCAAGCTGGCCGATGGCGAAGACTATGAGGACGGCGACGGCAACCGCGTTTACGGCACCCGCGCCGCGCTGGAGAGCTACCTCGGCAAGGTCGCCTACGAGAAGAACGGCCACCGCTTCGAATTCTCGGCCCAGCGCCTGATGGACAGCTCCCTGCGGCAGGAACGCGCGAACTTCGGCGGCTTCAACGGCGTCGACGACGCGCTGACGCTCTACAATACCACGCGCGAGAGCTACTCCTTCGTCTACGAGACCCCCGATGCCACCGGCATGTGGGACCCGCGCGTACACATCGGTTACTCCGAAAGCGAGATCGTGAAGCCCGACCCGTGGGACAGCAACGGCCGCTCCGGCACCTTCTCGGCAACCTTCCAGAACACCTTCCACCTGAACGAAGGCAACACGGTGACCGCCGGGATCGACTATCAGGACCGCTTCGGCAACTACCTGAGCCCGAACTACGCCGAGGATCAGACCGAAGAATCCCAGAACGTCGGGCTGTTCGCCCAGGCGCGGCTGCAGCCGACCGACCGGCTCAAGGTGTCCTTCGGTGCACGCTATGACAGCCAGAGCTTTACCGGCGTGAACGGCTTCGAGGGGGACTTCTCAGGCTGGTCCGGCAACGCCTCCCTCGCCTTCGCCGCGACCGACGAACTCACCCTGCGCGGCGGGGTCTCCTCGGTGTTCGGCGGGCTGGTGATCGAAGACAACTACGAATACTGGCGGATGCTGAGCGCCACGGCCTACGACGGGCTGGAAGCCGCCCGGGCCGACAACGCCACAATCGGCTTCGACTGGACGCGCGGTGACCTCACGCTCTCTGGTGAGCTCTTCGTCACCGAGATCAAGAATGCCCGCAGCAGCACCAACAACTTCGATTTCAAGAGCAAGGGCTTCAACCTCGGCGTAACCTACGGCTGGGGCACCGGCTTTGCCCGCATGACGCTCTCGCACAGCGATGTCGAGATCGACGGCGCGTCCGGTGAGAGCTTCACGGCGCAGGACTACGGCGCGCCGCTCGGCACGCTGGTGGCTTTCGAAGTCGAGCAGGAAACCCGCGTCGATGGCCTGAAGGTCGGCGGCGGTCTCGATGTTGCACTGGATTACGACTTCGACGATCCGGCCCTGAACGACTTCGACGGCTACACTGTGGTCAATGCCTGGGCCGAATACGTGCCGCCCAGCCTGCCCAACCTGACCATCCGCGCCGAGGTCAACAACCTCTTCGACGAGCAATATGCCGACCGTGCAACCTATGGCGGCGAATACGGCACGATCACCCCGCTGCGCGAGCCGGGCCGCACCATCTCGCTGGTAGCCGTCGCCAAGTTCTGAGCAGGAACAGCAGCCGAAACCAGACGCCGCCGGTGCCCCGCATCGGCGGCGTCTTCAGTCGTAGAGCCGGATGAGCACGCGGGCGAGCTCATAAGCCTCATCGACCGAGAGCCGTGCGCCGATCTCTTCGGCGATGGCTTCGCTGTAAACGGCCCAGATCTCCATGTACTTGCCCTTGCCCGCCTCGGTCAACCGCAACACCTTGCCCCGCCCCGGGCCGGGAGCGGATGCGCTCGAGATCCACCCCTCCTCCTCCAGACGGGCTGCATGGCGCGACAGTGCATATTGGGTCGTGAAGAGTTTGCGCTCCAAGGCGGCCATCGCCATGCCCTCGGGGCCGGCGCGCTCCAACTCCAGCAGGATCTCGTACCACACAGGGTCGCCCACGCCGATCTCTCGCAGAGCGCGCGCGATGCGAGCGCCGGTGCTGCGGTGAATGCGCAGCAGGTTGAACCACACCCGGTTGGCGCCCATCCCCGGGTCGGCGTCATCGGCAAACAGCTCTGCTCGGGCGTTCGGGTGATCTTCCATGCTGGTCCGCGTGATGCTCTGGCCGTTCACCTCTACCGCGCGGGCGGGCGGCGGGCCAGCCACAAGCGCCCCACCCTGCCCGCTCAGCTGATGAGCGCGTGATAGGCCGCCTGCCGGTCCACCAACTCGTCATGGGTGCCCATCTCCACGATCCGGCCCTGATCGAGCACGATGATGCGGTCGGCGTGGCGGATGGTGTTGAGCCGGTGGGCGATGGTGAGCGTGGTGCGCCCTTCGGAGAGCCGGGTCAGCGCCGCCTGCACCTCGCGCTCGGTGCCGCGGTCGAGCGCCGAGGTCGCCTCGTCCAGCAGCAGGATCGGCGGGTTCTTCAGGAACACGCGGGCAATCGCCACCCGCTGCCGCTGCCCGCCCGAAAGCATCACACCGCGCTCGCCAACCATCGTGTCGAGCCCGTCCGGCAGCTCGCGCACCAGCCCGCCGAGCTGCGCGTTCTCCACCGCCGCCATGATCGCCGCCTCATCGGCCTCCAGCGCACCATAGGCGATGTTCTCGCGCAACGTGCCGCCGAACAGGAACACATCCTGGCTGACCAGTCCGACCTGGCTCCGTAGCGAGGCCAGCGTCATCTCGCGGATCGGCATGCCGTCAATCCGGATCTCGCCCGCGCTCGGTTCGTAAAACCGGGGCACCAGTGCGGCCAGCGTCGTCTTGCCCGCGCCCGAATGCCCCACCAGCGCCACCTGCTCGCCGGGGGCGATCTCGAGGAAGATATCATGCAGCACGCCGCGCGCGCCGTCATAGGCAAAGCTCACCTTGTCAAAGCTGATCGCCCCGGTCAGCGCGGGCGCCTCGCGTGCGTCCTCCGCATCGGTGATCTCGGGGGCGGTGTTCATCAGTTCGAGGTAGCGGCGAAAGCCCGCGATACCGCGCGGGTAAAGCTCCAGCACCGCCGCGATCTTCTCCAACGGGCGAAAGAACACGCCGACCAGCAGCAGGAAGGCCACGTAGGAGCCGGTGCTGAGGCTGCCCTGAAACACGTAGCCCGCGCCCACGACCATAACCACCACCTGCACCACCCGCAGCCCCATGTAATGCAGCGCGGTGACGCCCGCCATGATCCGGTAGGCCTCCAGCTTGGTGGTGCGATACCGGGTGTTGTCCTCGCCAAAGAGCGCCCGCTCATGCGGCTCGTTGGTGAAGGCCTGCACCACCCGGATGCCGCCGATGCTCTCCTCCAGCCGCACGTTGAAGGCTCCGACGCGGGCATAGATCGCTTGCCACGCCCGGGTCATCCGCCCGCCGTAGTGGGCCAGCAGCCAGGCCATGACCGGCACGATCACGAGGGTGATGAGCGCCAGTTGCGGATGCAGCCAGAGCATCAGCGCGAAGGCCCCGATAAAGGTCATGATCGCGATGAACAGGTCTTCCGGCCCGTGGTGGGCAACCTCGCCGATCTCTTCGAGGTCGCGCGTCACCCGCGCCACCAGCTTGCCGGTCTCGGCCCGGTCGAACCACGACCAACTGAGCCGCGTGAGCCGGTCGAACGCACGCGCCCGCATCTCTGTTTCGATATTGATACCCAGCATGTGGCCCCAATAGGTGACGATCGCCATGAGCACTGTGTTGATCACATAAACCGCCACAAGCCCTGCCGCCGCCAGCACGGTCAGCGCCCAGTCGCCCTGCGGCAGCAGCGTGTCGATGAACCCCGCAATGGCCAACGGAAAAGCCAACTCCAGCAGGCCCGAGGCAACGGCACAGCCGAAGTCGAGCCAGAACAGCCGCATATGCGGGCGATAGTAGTCGAAGAAAAGGCGGATCATGGGGCGAGGATGTGTAGCACCCTCCCCTCTTAGGCTGACCGCGGAGGGACTACCAGAAACGAAATGCACCGCTCGCATAGTCAGGCCGCCTTGGGCTGTTTCCGCAGACCATCCACAAGGGTTGTTGCCTACAGCGGGGCCAATCTCGCATGAAACGGTGATAGTGGCGGAAGAGGTGTCCGCCATCTAAGTGTATCAGAGAGCATCAAGAAATCTCATGAGAGCCAAGAAGACGTCTATTAAGCAGATACTATTCGCCGGAAAGTGTCGCAGGTTGTAGCGCGTGATGTCATAGCATGGCGCACTGAATGTGGGGCTAGATGTGGGGCTTAACTCCTACTATCCTAACGCCAGACGCCCCTTGGGAGTGGACCATGCTAACTGACACCAAGGCACGAAAGTTGTCCCCATCGGGAAGGGCATTGGCCGTAGGAGGTGTACCGGGATTGTACCTTCGTCCCGGAAAATCCGTCGGGACCGGTAAGTTCCAGTTGCGCTTTGTTTCGCCCTTCACCGGCAAGAGAAGAGACATGGGCCTTGGTACCTATCCAGCCACAGGTCTGTCAAAAGCTCGCAAGCTTGCGATGGCTGCAAGGGAGCTGATCGCGAGCGGGATCGATCCGATCAATCGTAGGGCAGAAGAGCAAACTCTGGCATCCGCGCAACGAGAGATACCCACTTTCGAAAAGGCCGCCGTGACCTTGTATGAAGAGATTGCACCCGGCTTCAAAAATACTAAGCATCGCGCTCAGTGGATTACGACACTCCGCACCTACGTTTTTCCTGCCATTGGGAAACTAAAGGTCGACGGCCTGACCCCAGCAGATTTCGCCACAGGTCTAAGACCGATCTGGCTGTCCAAACCCGAGACCGCCAGTCGCGTTGCTCAGCGGTGTGACCGCGTCATGCTCTGGTGCCTTGCCCATGGCTACACCAGCACCAACCCCGTCGCAGCGCTCCCTGCCCTGCTCCCGAAGCCGCCAAGCAAACGGGACAGAGTCCGTCACCACCCATCAGTTCCTTGGCGCTCCATGCCTCAGGTATGCGAAGACTTGTTTCACAAAACAGAGACATCGGTCGGTCGAATGGCCCTGCTATTCACAATCCTCACTGCGGCGCGATCGGAGGAGGTGCGTGAAGCCACATGGTCAGAGATCAATCTCGAAACGGCAACCTGGTCATTGCCAGCCGAACGAATGAAAGCTCGGCAACCACATCGTGTTCCCTTGAGCCGCCAAGCACTCGGCATCCTGAGGGCACGCGCTGAGTTTTCTGGCCAACAGGGCTACATTTTCTCTTATAGAGCCGGTCGGCCACTCAGCGGCATGACGCTCTTGAAAGTCCTTAGAGACCACAAGGTTGCCAGTGACACTCCTGGCCGGATTGCAACGACCCACGGCTTCCGATCCAGTTTCCGCGACTGGGCATCAGAAAACGGTTACGCCCGAGACCTCGCCGAGCGTGCCCTGGCTCACACTGTTTCGAACGCGACCGAAGCCGCCTACCACCGCACCGATCTGTTGGAGCAACGTCGGGAAATGATGGAGTCTTGGGCAGATTGGGTATTCGGCGAGCGCACTAAGCCGTGAAATGCGCCTGCGATCTCCCGATTTGAACGTTTGTGGCTCCAAATCGCTACGGCCCACACGAATGCCTATTGAACGAAATCTGGGTGAGCGGCTTTACGCAGACCTCAACCACAAGGATTGAACAAGAGCGTGGGACACGTCGTCTGTCGCAGAAAGGATCTGTCAGTGCTTTGAGCGGCAAGCGGACTTTGGCTGCAGTTACGAGTTGAGTGCCGCGAGCTTCCAAAGCGGACGCTAGTTGTTGGAGTAGGTCGTCTCGGGTCAATTCCAGACGTGGTACGGATGGCTCTAGATTATTCCACTCTCGCAAAGCAAACGTCAGTTGCGGAGATTGGCACGAGGGGCAAGGTGTTGGCCGTCGAGTGCACGAATTCTCCCGCCCGACCGACAAGAGCGGGAAGCTGACCTTCGCTGCAGGAGTGAGACATTTAAGCTGCCATGTAGGAAGCGAGCATCCAGGCCACGCCGAACTCGGGCTTGACGCTGCATCGCTGCAAGGCGGCTTCGAGCCCAGAGTGACGTATGCTGCGCCGCGAGCGAACGGCGGCTTCGATGGCCCGAGTGGCGATGCTCTTTTGCCGCTTCATGCCAATCAGAGCCGGATCGGGAAGCTCGTGGTGTGTTCGGTCGGTTGCCGGGCATCACCTTGATGTTATTCTCGTTTCCCCCGATACTGAGGGCTGAATGCAGTGACTCCACAAATGGACTGCCAATGTCTCATCGTTTTGCACTTGTCGGCGTCGCTGCGCTGGCCGCTCTTCTGGTTTCACCGGTCTTTGCTCAAGGTCACGATAGCCCGCCGCCCGGCGACGGCGGTCCGCCGCCGATGTCGGAGGAGGATCAGGCGCTGAGCAAAGCGCTTCAGGCGCGCATGGGCGACACCAGCACCCTGATGGAGAGCGTGCCGATCCCCGACGCCGCCGCCGAGTGCGGAGAGACTCCGGGCTACGGGCGGATGCTGTGTTTGATCGATCTGCTGAAGGCCGACGTGTCGGAGGACGTCCTCGGGCAACTGCAATTGGATTATTCCCGCACCGAGGCGGAATACTGGAGCAACCTGCCTGCCGGGGCTTTTCCGAAGCGGCCAGGCGTTCTGCTGGGCGAGTTGAACACAAAACAGCGCGGGCTGGTCAAAGCGATCATGATGGAAGCCACCAGCGGTGAGATCAACGAAGGCTGGGACGAGATGGTCCAGACGTTGAACGCCGATGACTACATCAACACCGTCAGCACCGATTACAAGGCCGGCTATTCCTCCTACAACACCAAGTTCGCTTTCCTCGGCACGCCCGGGTCGACAGGCGTATGGGAGCTCTACTATGGTGGGCACCACATGGCCTTTGCCAATACCTATGTCGACGGGGAGCTTGCAGGGGCCACCCCTTCCTTCCGGGGCGTCGAGCCTTTCCCCTATTTCGAAATGAACGGTCGGGTGAACCAACCGCTCACGCAGGAACGCGACGCCTTTGCCACGCTGCTCAGCGCACTGTCGGAGGATCAACGCGCAGTTGCCGAACTGGAAGGAACCTACCGGGACATCCTCGCCGGGCCACAGGCCGATGACGCGATTCCCGACAGCTTCGAAGGTCTGCCCGTTGCGGAACTGGATGCCGATCAGACAGCCCTGCTTCTGGCCGCGATCGAAACATATGTCGGCGACATTTCCGAACCCGACGCAGCAGCCTACATGGAGAGATACACATCCGAGCTGCCCGACACCTATCTCGGCTATTCCGGCACGCCGCAGCTGAGCGCGGAGGATGATTACGTCCGGGTGCATGGGCCGTCGCTCTGGATCGAGTTCTCGCTTCAATCGAACAAGTCCACCGACAAGGTGGGGAACCACCCGCATTCAGTCTGGCGCGATCTGACCGACGACTACGGCGGGCAGGCGGAGTGATCTGGCGGTCGGGCCTTCTTGCGTTATCGGTTCTTGTCGGCTGTGCAGCTTCTGTTCTTGCACATGCCTTGCCCGGCAGCGTCCTACTGTTGCGTGAGCAGGGATCCTCTTTACAGCTGACGGTCCAGTTCCCGGTGGAAGACCTGATCATCGCGGCGCCCGAGCTTTCTGATATGGAGGCGCTGCCGCCAAGCCAGCCGTTGCCGCAAGAGCTAGCGGCGGCGTTGGCGCGCTATCTCGAGCACCATCTTTCCGTGACGCGCGATGCTGCGCCCTTGGACCTGACAATGACCGATGCGCGCATTCAGTCCGCGTACCATGACCATCTGGGTCAATTTTCCTTGGTCATCAGCCAGTGGCACGTGACGGGCTCCGTGGATCGCTCATCCCATCTGGTGCTGACCTATGACGCTGTGATGCACGAGGTGCGCAATCATCGTGCGGCGGTTCTATGGGATGAACAGAACGGAGAATTGCGCCCGATTTCAGAGTTCGGCTACCTCGCCGCAGCCGATGGCGTTCCGCTCAATCCGACCGCGACCGATCCGGAGTGAGCTAGACCCGGAACCAGCTCCGATATCCATCGTCTCCGGAATGACATGAGCTCAGGCAAACGCCAGGTAGAGACCCGGCATTTACATGTTTAGGCGGTCCAAACGGACCATGTTGTGAGATGCAGCGAATGTCTGCAAAGTCCGCACATCGGACCTCGGCCATTGGAAAATTCTGCGCGACGCACGAACGGCCGCTTCGGTAAAGCTGCGCCGCGGCGTCTTCACCCAGCCTCAAGGTCCGCAAAGGGCCGAGAGCCGACAAGGGAGATCTTGGCCGGGATCATAGGTTTGCCGCGACTCCAGCGGAACACATTGCTGATTGCGCGAGCGAAGGTTTCACCGAGTCCACGTCTCAATTCCCGGGGTCTCCTAACGTGGTGTTGGCCTATCATTTCGACTGAACGAGCTCGCGCTTACCGGAGTTGAGCAGCGGCTTCCTTGAGCAACCCGCGAGCATGCTGCACCCTTGCCGACAGACGGCGACCGCGGCGCATGACCAACCAAAGTTCGTGCCATCTACGCCTCGGGAGTTGGACGACTGAAAGGCTCGCCTTGTCCGAAAAAGCCTCGATACCGCTACGGGGCAGAAGTGTGTAGCCGATACCACGGGCAACGGGCGCAGGGATCTGCCCGATCTGATTGATTGATCCGCGCACGTTCAACCGGTCGGATCCAGGGTAATCATCCGAGAAGTTCAGCCTCAGCAGGTCATCAGCGTAGCTATAGCCATCGGGATGCGCGATGAAGCCACGGGCATCCAGTTCCGCGAAGGACATCGGCGTGTCGGCCGAATTCGCGGGCAGGACGAGGCACAACTCTTCCCGTGCGAGTTTCTGAGCCTCGAGCCGCACATGGTTTGGGTCCGCCCCAAGCACGCCCAGGTCGAAACGTCCTTCCAGCAAACCCGCTAGGATCTCGGCTTGTGGAGCCGCTTCGAGGTGAACACTCAGATCGGGCGCGGCACGCATCCAGGGCAACAGGTTTGGGTAGACCAGCATCGCGAAGCTGCCCGAGCACGCGATGGTGACCGGCCCCGCGTCCCGGTCGTCCGTGTCGATGAGGTCGCGCAGGCGCTTTTCTTCTTCCCTGCGCGACAGGCCGAGCTCGAATACCGCCTCGCCCGCTGGTGTGAGGATGAAGCTCTTTCCCTGTCGACTGATTAGCGCCATTCCGACCTGCTGTTCGAGCTTCCGGAGATGTTGGCTTACACCGGGTTGGGTCATGTTCAAGCGCACTGCAGCTTGGGTGAAGTGCCCGGTCTCGCAGATTGTGGTGAAGGTCTCGAGCCATGTGGCGTTGAGCATCGGATGATAACACTTCGTTTGGTTTTCTATTTTTATTGATAATTTCACAAAACAGCATCCCCAGTCCATATCGGCTCCAACGCAATGCGAATGGAGATACAAGATGAACGAGACGCCACGCACCTTTTCCCATATCGGCTTGTCCGTTCCGGACCTTGAAGCGGCCGTGAAGTTCTACTCAGACGTGCTCGGCTTTTACGTCGTGATGGAGCCTTCCGAGGCCGTAGAAGACGACAGCGCCATCGGCGTCATGTGCACGGACGTCTTTGGCCCCGGGTGGGGGACGCTCAGGATTGCACACCTCTCGACCGCCGATGGCATCGGTATCGAGATATTCGAGTTCCCCGGCAACTATGCGCCAGAGGACAAGCTCGAGCACAGGCGCCATGGCACCTTTCACTTCGCGGTGCAGGACCCTGACATTGAAGGTCTGGCGCAGCGCATCGTCGAAGCCGGCGGGCGGCAACGTATGCCGGTGCGCGAATACTTCCCGGGAACAAAGCCCTACCGGATGGTCTACGTCGAAGACCCCTTCGGCATCGTCTTCGAACTTTATAGCCACAGCTACGAGCTCACCTATTCCGCCGGTGCCTATGAATAGCCGACCAGCGCTGGCTCAGTGCGACACGGGGCCGGCGCTACCCGACAACGCATTTGATCTGGGTGAGAGGAGGATTGGTGCGGATAAGTCCCTCAAGCCACTCATTGCCAGCAAGTACGTTAAAGGCACTACTCGGCGTTTGATCGGCGGGGCGTTGATCGAGCGGCTGCGGCGAACAGCAGAAACGACCGCGAGGCCGACCGCGTTTTGCCAGTGTGGTGGCGTCGACCGTTCCGCAACTGACGCAACCAATGAAGCAGGGATTCAATCAAGACGATACGCGGGTTGCACATGACTTACTTGCCGACTAGCATACTAGTCGTGCGAAACTGGAGTCGTGATGAGCCAAAATTTGCGAGTCTTGATTGCCGGAACCGGGTTTGCCGGTGAAGGCCATGCTCAAGCCTTTCGCGCCGCAGGCGCTGAGATCGTAGGAATGGTCGGAAGAACTCCGCATGTCGTGGAGGACGTCGCAGAGCGGCTTGGTATCGTCTACGCGGGAACGAACTGGGCCGAAGCACTCTCCGTTTGCGCGCCCGACATCGTTTCGATCGGCACGCCGGGCGGCGCGCACTTCGAGCCGATTCAGCAGGCGATCGAGGCGGGGTGCCACGTGTTCTGCGACAAACCGATGACCGAGAGCGGGCCAACCGCCGTGGAATTACGGGATCTCGCGCTGGCGAAGGGCGTTAAGACGGCCTATGCCGCGAGCTACCGCTACACGCCGAGCGTCCAGCACGCTAGGGCGCTGGTGGCTGCAGGCGCAATCGGCGAGCCGACCGAGATCGAGTGCATTTCGCATTTCAATCTCGAGCGGAACATCCCCTTCGGTTGGTCCCATCG includes the following:
- a CDS encoding TonB-dependent receptor plug domain-containing protein yields the protein MPLTFRRSGSAASCSALALLALSGGALHAQDAQPVFTLDPIIVQQRDELGDEADRATSMYVSDRELERARTGDLKDLFSGIASVSVGGALPLTQKIFVNGVDMLNLGVTVDGTAQNNRAFHHVSANAIDPGLLKQVRADATVSPADAGPYALAGSVVFETVDATDILEPGDSFGGNVRLSFSDNDQTLQSALTLAGQQGGFEWLLYGKLADGEDYEDGDGNRVYGTRAALESYLGKVAYEKNGHRFEFSAQRLMDSSLRQERANFGGFNGVDDALTLYNTTRESYSFVYETPDATGMWDPRVHIGYSESEIVKPDPWDSNGRSGTFSATFQNTFHLNEGNTVTAGIDYQDRFGNYLSPNYAEDQTEESQNVGLFAQARLQPTDRLKVSFGARYDSQSFTGVNGFEGDFSGWSGNASLAFAATDELTLRGGVSSVFGGLVIEDNYEYWRMLSATAYDGLEAARADNATIGFDWTRGDLTLSGELFVTEIKNARSSTNNFDFKSKGFNLGVTYGWGTGFARMTLSHSDVEIDGASGESFTAQDYGAPLGTLVAFEVEQETRVDGLKVGGGLDVALDYDFDDPALNDFDGYTVVNAWAEYVPPSLPNLTIRAEVNNLFDEQYADRATYGGEYGTITPLREPGRTISLVAVAKF
- a CDS encoding MarR family winged helix-turn-helix transcriptional regulator, producing MEDHPNARAELFADDADPGMGANRVWFNLLRIHRSTGARIARALREIGVGDPVWYEILLELERAGPEGMAMAALERKLFTTQYALSRHAARLEEEGWISSASAPGPGRGKVLRLTEAGKGKYMEIWAVYSEAIAEEIGARLSVDEAYELARVLIRLYD
- a CDS encoding ABC transporter ATP-binding protein: MIRLFFDYYRPHMRLFWLDFGCAVASGLLELAFPLAIAGFIDTLLPQGDWALTVLAAAGLVAVYVINTVLMAIVTYWGHMLGINIETEMRARAFDRLTRLSWSWFDRAETGKLVARVTRDLEEIGEVAHHGPEDLFIAIMTFIGAFALMLWLHPQLALITLVIVPVMAWLLAHYGGRMTRAWQAIYARVGAFNVRLEESIGGIRVVQAFTNEPHERALFGEDNTRYRTTKLEAYRIMAGVTALHYMGLRVVQVVVMVVGAGYVFQGSLSTGSYVAFLLLVGVFFRPLEKIAAVLELYPRGIAGFRRYLELMNTAPEITDAEDAREAPALTGAISFDKVSFAYDGARGVLHDIFLEIAPGEQVALVGHSGAGKTTLAALVPRFYEPSAGEIRIDGMPIREMTLASLRSQVGLVSQDVFLFGGTLRENIAYGALEADEAAIMAAVENAQLGGLVRELPDGLDTMVGERGVMLSGGQRQRVAIARVFLKNPPILLLDEATSALDRGTEREVQAALTRLSEGRTTLTIAHRLNTIRHADRIIVLDQGRIVEMGTHDELVDRQAAYHALIS
- a CDS encoding tyrosine-type recombinase/integrase, which encodes MLTDTKARKLSPSGRALAVGGVPGLYLRPGKSVGTGKFQLRFVSPFTGKRRDMGLGTYPATGLSKARKLAMAARELIASGIDPINRRAEEQTLASAQREIPTFEKAAVTLYEEIAPGFKNTKHRAQWITTLRTYVFPAIGKLKVDGLTPADFATGLRPIWLSKPETASRVAQRCDRVMLWCLAHGYTSTNPVAALPALLPKPPSKRDRVRHHPSVPWRSMPQVCEDLFHKTETSVGRMALLFTILTAARSEEVREATWSEINLETATWSLPAERMKARQPHRVPLSRQALGILRARAEFSGQQGYIFSYRAGRPLSGMTLLKVLRDHKVASDTPGRIATTHGFRSSFRDWASENGYARDLAERALAHTVSNATEAAYHRTDLLEQRREMMESWADWVFGERTKP
- a CDS encoding DUF3500 domain-containing protein, whose protein sequence is MSHRFALVGVAALAALLVSPVFAQGHDSPPPGDGGPPPMSEEDQALSKALQARMGDTSTLMESVPIPDAAAECGETPGYGRMLCLIDLLKADVSEDVLGQLQLDYSRTEAEYWSNLPAGAFPKRPGVLLGELNTKQRGLVKAIMMEATSGEINEGWDEMVQTLNADDYINTVSTDYKAGYSSYNTKFAFLGTPGSTGVWELYYGGHHMAFANTYVDGELAGATPSFRGVEPFPYFEMNGRVNQPLTQERDAFATLLSALSEDQRAVAELEGTYRDILAGPQADDAIPDSFEGLPVAELDADQTALLLAAIETYVGDISEPDAAAYMERYTSELPDTYLGYSGTPQLSAEDDYVRVHGPSLWIEFSLQSNKSTDKVGNHPHSVWRDLTDDYGGQAE
- a CDS encoding LysR family transcriptional regulator, which codes for MLNATWLETFTTICETGHFTQAAVRLNMTQPGVSQHLRKLEQQVGMALISRQGKSFILTPAGEAVFELGLSRREEEKRLRDLIDTDDRDAGPVTIACSGSFAMLVYPNLLPWMRAAPDLSVHLEAAPQAEILAGLLEGRFDLGVLGADPNHVRLEAQKLAREELCLVLPANSADTPMSFAELDARGFIAHPDGYSYADDLLRLNFSDDYPGSDRLNVRGSINQIGQIPAPVARGIGYTLLPRSGIEAFSDKASLSVVQLPRRRWHELWLVMRRGRRLSARVQHARGLLKEAAAQLR
- a CDS encoding lactoylglutathione lyase family protein; protein product: MNETPRTFSHIGLSVPDLEAAVKFYSDVLGFYVVMEPSEAVEDDSAIGVMCTDVFGPGWGTLRIAHLSTADGIGIEIFEFPGNYAPEDKLEHRRHGTFHFAVQDPDIEGLAQRIVEAGGRQRMPVREYFPGTKPYRMVYVEDPFGIVFELYSHSYELTYSAGAYE